The following proteins are encoded in a genomic region of Dyadobacter sp. UC 10:
- the trpF gene encoding phosphoribosylanthranilate isomerase, translating into MNKDNVNQAIKTVKPFGLDFCSGVRTDRKLDAQKLKDLFKAIES; encoded by the coding sequence TTGAACAAAGACAATGTAAACCAGGCCATTAAGACAGTCAAACCTTTCGGCCTTGACTTTTGTAGCGGCGTTCGGACTGACAGAAAGCTAGATGCGCAAAAGCTGAAAGATCTTTTTAAAGCAATTGAGAGCTGA
- a CDS encoding plasmid mobilization protein yields MKKDNNNRIKMLNVRLTPEEFQQLLRKVQRTTCRRTSEYARKVLLSEPVTVNHRNQSFDEVMVELTRLRHDLSTAGNNLNQAVKRLHALSQIADFRSWLETYEGDKNRLIEQVNEINIYISKASKIWLQS; encoded by the coding sequence ATGAAGAAAGACAACAACAATCGAATCAAGATGCTGAATGTTCGCTTAACGCCTGAGGAGTTTCAGCAGCTTCTTCGGAAAGTACAAAGAACAACTTGCCGGAGGACAAGCGAATACGCAAGGAAAGTTTTGCTTTCTGAACCTGTTACAGTCAATCACCGGAACCAGTCATTTGACGAGGTGATGGTTGAACTTACGCGCCTTCGCCACGATCTGAGTACGGCGGGGAATAACCTCAATCAAGCCGTCAAACGGCTACATGCGCTATCTCAAATTGCTGACTTCCGCAGCTGGTTGGAAACCTACGAGGGTGATAAAAATCGCTTGATTGAGCAAGTAAATGAGATCAATATTTACATCAGCAAAGCCTCGAAAATATGGTTGCAATCATAA
- a CDS encoding SEC-C metal-binding domain-containing protein translates to MFGYFLNGELLQPESILTISQDFGGTIDEHYYARLLRRNEQLDLKPTKRNQICNCGSGLKYKKCHGRSKS, encoded by the coding sequence GTGTTTGGATATTTTCTTAACGGAGAGTTACTCCAACCGGAATCAATTTTAACGATAAGCCAGGATTTTGGTGGGACAATTGATGAGCATTATTACGCAAGATTATTACGACGAAATGAACAATTGGACTTAAAGCCAACCAAAAGAAATCAAATTTGTAATTGCGGGAGCGGGTTGAAATACAAGAAATGCCACGGAAGGAGTAAGTCTTAG